The window tccgacttcaaaatggctgccatggtcaccacccatcttgaaaagtttcccccctcacatatactaatgtgccacaaacagaaagttaatatcaccaaccattcccattttattaaggtgtatccatataaatggcccaccctgtagtatccTATTGAAGCTAGGGCTGTATATGTTCACCATGTTGTTATACAAACTAGCATACTATTGCTCAGCGTATTGCTCAGCGTATACTCATACTATTTACAGCGTATATGGGATTATTTTGCCACTGGAGCCTAAACCATTCTTGTTGGGTCTTATAGGATGTGGGACAGAGCCCTCTAGTATCAAATTGGGTGTTTTGCGTATATTATATCAGGCCAGAAAACTCATAGCTTAGTACTGGATAAGAGCCAGTCCTTCTACTGTGAACAATCTCACTGCTTGGGTTTCACTCATCATGGGCTTGGAGAAGGGTATATATGAGAAGCGTAACATAACTATAACTCTTGATTTACCAACTACCACCAGAACAAGCTACCAgcagatgtggttggtaaatcTACATTAAGTGAATTTAGGCATTCCTGTAATAAACATATATCTATGTTTACattgtatgaacatagccttaatgtGTATGCTATATGATAAAACGGGGAAATATTATTTGCATGTAAAAGAGTGAAGTCTAATGACAGCTGGAGTGTGGCTTACAGTACCTTATTTTAGTGGCTGTAGGCTTGGAAGGTTTCAATGCCTAACATTCTTTCCAAAACCACAGAATGGTTATCATAGTGTGGGGTTCAAgctattgtacaaatgtataatgCTTGATCATAATAACCTTCTACTTTACCTCATGACACACTGCACATGCGCATTGTGGAATAGATCCCTTATATACCAACCACTGTCTGCTATCAGCCTATACTGGaccaccatgtgttttttttccctcacagATTCCATATGAATACATTCCTTATTGGGCTATGTTCATATGGCAGAATTAGCAAATATGCTAAACTTCACACAGGTATCTCATTATCCCAATATTGCCCTGAACATGTATTTACACAAAGAAAAGCAAAAATGTTACTCTCCTATCTCTGTTTACCCTGTCCCATCACAGTGATCAGGAGAAGCGGATAAAGGATGTTTATATTTGACGAGGTCCAAATATTCCAACCATATCGTATATAAATCATCAGTAAATAGCAGGTTTAAAAATAAACTTATTCTATACAGGTATTTTTGGCTCAAAAATAAatggaaacatttattttttattttttttttgctatttttggtTTTCATAATAAACACCAGCGTCCAGATGTAGTATAGCAAAGTGTTATATATTATTGGGTGCAAGGCAGATACAGCAATGCCGAGCACCGCCAGTGTAACGTAGCAGATttcctccagtgctgcactcaaTTCAGACCACAAACACGGTAAATGTTATATATTATTTACCACTGTTTATACAGGCAGCTATTTCTCTAACCTATTAATGGGATCGGCCATCTGCACCCTTTATTAGTCTATATTTGTCTTGTAATTAAAATTGCATATTTGCGGATGTAAAACAACTCATATGAAGAATAATTAATGCACAATAAATTATAATtacattaaaatatatatttagggGTAATCAAAATGATATACACATATCAATGTCATGAATAGTAGTCGTCCAATACAATATAGTTTAGTAATAATTTGGTAATGCTCTGCGGGGCTGGAAGGAATTAAAGATCCCATCATGAGTGCCATGCCAGTCCAACTCTACACAGACTATTTTAGAGCAGTTCTGTTGATCTACCCTCCCCATCCAGCTATTATCTGTCTTTGTAGTTCTATtgctgtatgcactgactgtgacCTACACTGGGAAGTGAACAAAATTAGACAAAATACAGCATAGAATTAATTTGAAAAAATATTCTTATTAGTTGTATGCTTATATAACTTCCTAATATATTATGTAATGCTGCTTCAAAGGGGCCAGTTGTGCATCTTCCAGATACAGATTTTCAGCTTGAGGGACTAAAGCTAAGATTATTTTTTATAGGTTGAATATGTGAAATGGGATTCATCTCTTTACAGCTAATTTATCATAATTACTTACCAATGAGGGCACATAAACACAAAGCTATAACTATCTCATAAgtaatgcttaaaggggaactactGGTAGATAAAAcgtattccccaaggggtctgaatgctggggccCTCCATGATCTTTGGTAACAGGACCCAGCTTCTCACCTCTCCTCTGAGCAGAGCGGCCCTCACCCTTGGAGATGTGCGGTAGTGACATCGTGTTTAGCCATTTAGTCACAAACGGGGATTGGCTATGCTGACTATCACTCCTGCTCTGCTCTGAGCCTGTTCCAGAGATTTTGGGAGGCTCCAGTGGTCAGTCCtcgcacgatcagacacttatccctatgctatggataggggataagttttagttacacagagtacccctttagtaaaGCATATGATAACCAAATGGCACCATATTGCATTAATAGTTTCCCCTACAAGTAATGCTCCTAGTGTTTCTTTCTGATTCATTTTGAACCGAATTTTGAAATTGCTAGTTATATGGTGGTGCAGTACAGACCTATATAAAGCCCTATGTATGGCATATAATTTCAACTAGTAATAGCCTCACATGCGCTGGATTTATTAAGAGGCCTGCACCTTTTGATAAATCCAGTGAACTCCTGCAATGGTGGGGGATGGATTTAGACAGATTCCGGTCTtaataacccccccttccccttttCTTCTGAAATTTGTAAAAATATTCATGTAGACATCATACCCACCTTCCGAAGCTGCCTTATACTGCTGCCTCTTATAGATTCCATGAGATCATCACGTGCAGATCTTTGTGGTGTTGATGGTCTTGAACCTTCTTCACTTTTCTTGTCTGAAATTGACCTTAATGAATccttaatttctttaaaaaaattattttgtactcttttgccttttttcccctttgttttactctgtccattttgaatttttttggctGATCTTTCATGTTGCTTTATAACTGCAGCTATATTTCTAGTTGGAATATTTTTTTCTTGAATTATTGGAAGTAGTggtggagcaggaggtggtggtggtggtggaggtggTGGTGGAGGTATAGTAACAGAAGACTGAACCTTTCTAGTGACATTCGGAGATGATCTTGGAGAGCTTTTAGATGGAGGTATAGTAACAGTAGAATAAACCTTTCTAGTGACTTTTGGAGATGACCATGGTGAGCTTTTAGGTGAAGGGTATGGTGAGGACCCTGGAGTCCCTCTCTGCAAATGCTTAGGTGTAGGATCGTAACCGGATTCCTTTTGTTCTTGCATTCTTTTTTGTCTCTGTTTGTCCATATTTCGTGTTAGGATTCCTGTCATAGACATGCGAGGACCTGGAAGCTCAAAATGATAACCCAGCTTCACAATACTTGTATTGTCTCTTAACAATTTTACGATTTCCATTTCTACCTGACTTCCCATGATGTGTCTCTGATTGTGAAACCGCAGTTCTGTCAGCACATTGTTTGCATATTGAAGAGCTCGCATGATGGCTAATATTCCCTTTCCTGTTACAAAATTTGATTCAATGTTTAGGCAAGTAATACTTTTATTAACCCTCAGCATATTAGCAATACCTATTGCAACATTGTCATCAGCATGAGTGTTTGCTAAGCTTAATGTTTTAACATTCGTGTTGTCTTTCAGAGCTTCTGCAAATGCCACCAATGTATCAGCTTTTGCGTTCTCCATATTATTTAGGTTGATTTCTAAAGTCTCAGGATCATTGTTTTTAATGCTTTCCAAAACGTCCTCAATAACAGTTGGGTTTGACAGCACAAGACTTGTAGATGTCTTATTATTCATTGTTTCATCAGATTGTCTGTTATATTTGCCATGATTTGCATTGAATCCATTGCAGGTAGGTTTTTCAACAGCAACTCCATTGCACTTTATTACTGGGATCTGTATAGGAATTTTTATGGCTTGGTCAGCTTTTTCTACACAATCATCCTTTTCTGCGGTATCTTCCTTTTCACTATCCTCTATCTCGCTCTCTTCTTCTTCCTGCTCCTCTTCTTCAGTGACTTCTTCCTCCTCTCccacttcttcttcttctccttctttttcttcttctacttcttcatcttcctctccttctttttcttcttctttttcttcttctacttcttcttcttcttcatcttCCTCTGTATAAACCTCTTCAGAAATCTCACTGTTGCTCCCTATAAAGTCATCTTCTTCACTTccatcttcttcttcctcctcctccttgtaATTCTGAAAGGCAAAAATAATTTGTGTTAAAGTATTACATTTTAGTTTTGTGTTGTTGCTTTATAATGCTACCAAAGTCTTAATATATCTCACTTTACATGTACAATGCAAGCCTAGCTTAAATTTGTAATGAGATCTGGAACTCCTGCAATAGCTTATGAGAATTTCTGCTACCCATTACTAAGAATAAGCAAACTTTCTATGGATTTCCATGTTTCCCATCAAAACTCCAGTGTTAGCTGCAGAATTGGAGCAttctcattgggggacatgtatcaaagattttacccctgttttgtgttaaaaattttgcgTAAGCTGTTTTTTGCGTaaattctggtggagcatttcctccagatgtgtaggttttGGTGCACCTTGGTGTGACATATTTAGTGCAcacgaatttattaactgcgtacatttcatttacctgcagaaatcttgcgcaatgaccatatttttaacgcaaatataagccatcttgacTGCtggtagcaagatgctctaaatcatcggttccatttttcaaagagtggaggtatgaggagattactatatttgcccgcaatttatgaaactaattgcacttgattgataaatttagcgcatcTGCGCTTAATTTAGAATTGGGCAAAAAAGTTTGGTTCCTCTACAGCAGTCACGAAAGGAAtatgcattaaaaatattttaaacctACCTAGGATGTATTTACACCAGTAATTTAAAAAACTATTGTGggagaaacattgggggagatttatcaaaacctgtccagaggaaaagttgctgagttgcccatagcaaccaatcagatcgcttctttcatttttaaagaggcctgtgtaaaaggaaagaagcgatctgattggttgctatgggcaactcagcaacttttcctatgcacaggttttggtaaatctccccctctgtaacTAACCCACTAGGGGCATTTTATGAAACTATAAGTTACACTACACAGAAGTATATATTTACATGATCATCGATATCATCCTGAGCCATCTCATCACAATTGAATTACATTTTTCTTGTATATGTCGGCATCCTGTCAAAAAGAACAGGTACAGGCCTTTTTGGCTTTAATAGACAGAACTGACAGTCTGAGAGAGACTATGGTCCAggtttatcaaagaatgtctacggtagagctattttcccacatctttgagtggtgggtttgactagcatcttatttatcaagaaggtgcagcaggatgatgaattttgcgcagctctgctgtggagggaaaagctctaccacatagactttttctagacacttgtgaggaagggaagtagacactttcctgggtcctgaatttggcaggttaggtgttttacttactttcacagagctgccgtgacatttttacttgcattttagacgctacaatcaaatttgattgcggtgtctaaggggttaaagccaggcatcaccgtgatcggtgatgtctggcattagagatgggtctagtagcagatagccgccaggaccacccagctatgacctgagctcagctcctgagcatgtgtcatagaaggggagtgggacactgtcgtccacaagaggttaaaggttgaattgcaggtagaagtgattctcatgcctactgataggtggtgtagctttgtgcctaaaaaagtacttttgcgcacaaaatagcgacttttgacaaatgtCGCAAAttataaatatgtgaccactgcatggtcaaaaagaaaaagttctacgggtaggcaaaaagagtgaaactgtctatatcaaaaggcgcataaagtctcaaaatatgctgcttgcgcctgaactgcgccaaagcatagacaaaaaaaaatgctctaaaagcaatgataaatctccccctaagttttCACTCTAACCCTAAAGTGTGGCAGACAATGAGATGCCGCCATTTAGCAGGAATGTGTTTTGTGAACGGTCTTACACTGCTGCCTATTATAACTTTATTTCCTAACTTCTTTTTCTGTCAGTATTAGGATAAGTttacacttggttttttttctgacagtttttggatatctgccacagcagtttttgagccaaagtaagaagtggatccataagagaggagaagtccttcctttatatgtcctattccttttgaatacacttctggctttagctcaagaactgcagtggcattattccaaaaactgccagaaaaaaaaccaagtggaaacttagccttatagattCTTTTAAACATGCAGATAATTGGGCATTACAGGGGTGATTGCCGATGTCACAGCTTGCAATATGTTTACATGGGGAGATGTCGTGTCGACCAACAAGTATTTTCACCCCCACAATACAATCTGATCAGCCAGCAAACAGGTTTGCTTGCTTGTTGGCTGATCAGGGGCATATTTAAAGCAATGGTCAACTGTGAATGGATTTCCAATGTTCCCCTTAAATCAGCTGCTTTGTCTTTCAGCTGCAGAATAAAAAACATACCAATGTATATTCAATTTTCTCCTGCTGCATCAGTCACAAAATTCTCAGTCAAAGTAACTCTACAGCTGACAATAAGAACTATACAGTGAAATACTTTTATAGTAATTATGGATGCTTTTTAGCCATAATTTTAACATATTAATGGTCTATTACACGTACAGtactctgcgcagatttgatgcgcaggattttctgctgcagatttcaatgtaaactgaacacagcttgaacagacatgtgaacagaccctaaatatatattttaaagagTCATTGTGCAAAAGAATTATAGTAAAAACGGACCCTAGGGACTTTTAAAGAAACAGCAATTTCTACTACAAAGAATACTGACAAAATAGCTTTTCAGGGAACACACGACACCACGTAAGTTAAATACCTCTAGTGGGTAATCTTTATTATGTACGCTATGTAGCTTTAGAAGTCTTGTTTGCACAATATTAATAagttaatggccctgatttactatgagtggagttttctttgtgggttttaattccctacaatttttttccacagtatttactaaggtttccctacattttgcacttttccctacatttcgctttttttttttacacatgttctgatctgtcgggtttttctcagctcaaatccaccacattttctgtggaaaccttagtaaatattttgggtttttgggAAAATATCAGGACACGACCCCTTTTCCCCAGTGACCATGCccatttttcaggttttctcagtaaaatggagagttattcggattttttcaattctggcgcagaccgaatttctggcgcacaacccgacaaagcatgttaggtttacaatagtaaatcagggccaatatgtataATCATATGCACATTTTGGTATAGCAACTACCAAACTACTtgttatagaaaaaatgtgcagTGCAATAGAAACTAAAGTGAGAAGGTTCCCAggatttgtattaaaggggtactccgctgctcagcgtttggagcaaaacgcttgtgatgtcataaccccaccctctcatgacatcacgccccaccccctccatgcaagtctatgggagggggcgtgatggccccctcccatagacttgcattgagggggcagggcgtgacgtcatgacgggGAAGGGCTattacgtcacgagctcccggcgccagctctaagtgttcggaacattttgttccaaacgctgagcagcggagtacccctttaaggtgcatcACAACATACAACCAGCAGTAAGAGATTTCCAATCTGTTGAGTTGTTAAAATTCTATTCAGCCAATGCTtacttttcagatttttcccttgtttttttttttttgttttttttttttaaatggcttcCATTGCATCTCCTAAGAAAGCCAAGGTTTTAAAAACTGCTGCATGAAACATCTACCTAGCAATACCATTAGATTGTGTGATCCCCAATGAGGACAGAGACCAATGTGAGTAACAACAAGCTCTGTACAGCGCtgtagaatatgttggtgctatataaataaaggaaaGTTTGAAAAAGTTCAGTGATTCTTTGGGGGCTATAAAAGTGGTTACTTTTTCCCCCCTAAAATGTGGAGGAAAATAGTTGCTTATATAGTAGTATTTACTTTTTTCATTTAATCTTTTTTTGGATTAGAAATAAATATTTGT is drawn from Hyla sarda isolate aHylSar1 chromosome 4, aHylSar1.hap1, whole genome shotgun sequence and contains these coding sequences:
- the LMOD2 gene encoding leiomodin-2 — its product is MSAFGYRREISKYEDIDEDELLASLSPEELKELERELEDIEPDHNLPVGMRQKSLTEKSPTVNFSREALMAYWEKETQKLMEKEIGSSSEEEEEEEDGSEEDDFIGSNSEISEEVYTEEDEEEEEVEEEKEEEKEGEEDEEVEEEKEGEEEEVGEEEEVTEEEEQEEEESEIEDSEKEDTAEKDDCVEKADQAIKIPIQIPVIKCNGVAVEKPTCNGFNANHGKYNRQSDETMNNKTSTSLVLSNPTVIEDVLESIKNNDPETLEINLNNMENAKADTLVAFAEALKDNTNVKTLSLANTHADDNVAIGIANMLRVNKSITCLNIESNFVTGKGILAIMRALQYANNVLTELRFHNQRHIMGSQVEMEIVKLLRDNTSIVKLGYHFELPGPRMSMTGILTRNMDKQRQKRMQEQKESGYDPTPKHLQRGTPGSSPYPSPKSSPWSSPKVTRKVYSTVTIPPSKSSPRSSPNVTRKVQSSVTIPPPPPPPPPPPPAPPLLPIIQEKNIPTRNIAAVIKQHERSAKKIQNGQSKTKGKKGKRVQNNFFKEIKDSLRSISDKKSEEGSRPSTPQRSARDDLMESIRGSSIRQLRKVEVPKSLR